Below is a genomic region from Melanotaenia boesemani isolate fMelBoe1 chromosome 19, fMelBoe1.pri, whole genome shotgun sequence.
CTCTAGCCACCATGTCTGCCACATCTGTGTTTGGCTTGATCTTCCTGGCTTTCATCGCACCCATGGCGCACTGGACAACATGCTGGTACTCCAGAGGAAGGAACGGGACAAAGAAGTCGATCAAATTCCTGTCGATCAAACTTGTGTGAAAAAAGCCGCCTAAAGAAAGAGATAAACATATACTTTTAGTggtgaaaagtttttaaaaaaaatatcagtgaaAACGCAAGTATTTAAACACCTTTTACGtactatttttgttgttaaaaaccAATAGTGAGAGTGAGGTTTCCAGGTCTTTCAGCTCGATCTCTTCTCGATTTCGTCCTGCTCTCCGGAAATCTAGAGCTGTTTGTACAATGCTTTCCCCTCCAGCATTACTATTAGAaagataacagaaaaacaaattaccagtctggtataaaaaaaattaaaaaaaaatcatgcactATGTGAAATCAAAGTTGAACATCACATAGCAGCAATTGTAAACCCAACAAAGAACCACAACCAATTAAAATGCTCTCagcttttacctgaggaaaacAAAGATAGATTTCCGATAAGAAACTCCATCCAGCTTGTCATAGTAGTCCAGGTATGGCTTAATACTGTCAATCAGGCCAGGGTGCATCTTGTCCATCTCATCAAAGATGAACATGGAGCGTTCACAGTTGGTGACGTTGCCTTTGATCCACTGCTGTAACTGAGACtgaagaaaacaacagcaaattAACAACAAGTTAATGCtaccatttttcattttaaattaaaatctctGATATTCCATACCTTGTAGACAGATATTTGGCTGGGATGAGGGAAATGAAGTATGGATGTGAACACATGAATAAATGAGCTGTCCATGCCCTCCTTGTAAATGTTCTCAGCTATAAGCTGACGAACAAAGTTCTTTCCTGTGCCGGTCCATCCGTGCAGAGAGAGCACCAGGGGCTTCTTTGGGTTGTTGTTGCTCATGAATCCATTCACAGCTTTTAAAATGATGCGTGATGCAATATGCTGTCcaaacagtttgttttccaAGTCATTCTTGAGCCCTAGAGAGTTCAGAGGAAAGCCAGCAGGATTAGAGGCTGAAACACATAACTGGAATAACTGCCTCACATTGAGGCTGTAAGAGACTTGCTTCAATTTGGCTCGGCTTTTGTAGTGATTGTCTCTTTATTAGAAGACATATTGAACATACTGTATTACAAGATCAGAAGTGATAATACTTTGTGCCTGTCCTGTTATCTCAAACATGCAATCTAATAAACCAACATatatgtagagaaaaaatgTGGGgagcatttttataattttccaTAATTTGAGAGATGAAACATTCACAGCAGAATAATCAACACTGACTAACTTTGTGAAGGGAAGCAGATTAACCTGATAGGTGAGATAATGTTTTAATACAGAACTGAGAAAATAATGTTCTAAGGTTTTCTTTCtatgtctattttttttaaagacaggaTACATAGTGTGTGATTGGATGATCTAGTTGTTGTTTTACAGTTTATAATCATAAATCTTGAAACAGTCTGACCAGGATGACACGGTCACTTGGTGAAATTCAAACTTCGGtcaaaaagtttgattttacaGCAGGAACTGCCATTTTTAATAAGACTgtgaaaacactgttttataAACAATGTGGATGAGGATGGATAAGGAACACATCCAATACTTGGCTGTCAATTTCAATAATAGATAAGGCTAGAGGAACACTCCCAAGTAAAAGAAGGGGATGCAAATCCTTCTTTCACATCTTCAAACCCATACATACCTCACTAAGACtccaatgaaaaaaaaagtattccaAAAACCTGGATAGTGTCCACTTATTAATTTTACTTTCCTCTAAAGAAACTAGAAACAAGgaataaaaaacatcagaagGTTCAAACCCTCAGCTTACTGATTTGCCACATTTTATTCAGTAATACATGAATCATTATTCATATGTATTGAAAAATCTCAGGCTCAGGTAAAAGCATGCAAATATCACTCAAGGTCTGTATGCGTAAATGAATGTACTGTAGGTCTGAATGGGCAAATGGATGCAACAATAAACTGGGAATCCTCTACCAGGCTGTGATTTAATGACAGATGGCGAATGTTGTGGTCTGTTGGGGAGGTATTAGGGTTAGAGATGTGAGCGGGATCAATAACATCGTTGACAAAGAAACAATCATTGGTAAGAAGATGGAAATGTTTGAGTCTGTGAGGATCAGCAGATCACTAAAAAACAGCTCTTCTTCGTGGACAATACATCCAACCTGTTCCATGACACTCCAAAGCCAAAAGGGTAAAGTTTTCCACAAACTCATTTAGCTTTTCTGTCACAAAGAAAACTTCAGGGAGTCATTCAAACCTTCCACCATAACAATGCAAACATCCCTGTGACAGGTGTCCACGTTCCAATTCATcgtaaaattttcattttccacTGCCATTTTCAGCTGATGTAATTTGGGTTTTTGATCATTCAGGTACATGTTTAATAGAGTCTATCAATTACAAAAGTAATTGAGATTAAAGCTGATGTGGCTTTCAACTCAGAAATGCTGCTACAAATGCCCGAAGGGGTCAGTATATGATGAAAACTAAACGGAAATTTAGACATATTTTACTGTAAGGTTTCGGTTTACTGGGTTTAAAATAGACACCCAATCCGTGGCACGTTCACTGACACCTTAGCTTTACGTTATTGCAAAGCAGTTAAcgacagaaaaatgaacatcTATTCGATCACGTTAAAACAAGGTGTATATGCTCACCAGTTGAATTGAAGGCAATCCAGTTTGGATGACAGCTCTCGTGTAAATAACCGTAGATCGTTCGCCCTAGAGTCGCACCGAGACACACGACCACAGTTGTTGTGATGGGATCAAACGCGTACACCAGCACACTAGCTGTCAGCAAAACGTGTAAcgatatatataaatgtaacaCTTTCATTGTCAAAaccaattattattatttttacattaatcgTTTACATTAGGTAAAACAAGTACAGCACCTCGACAAAACCGCACTCAAGCTGCAGACTAATTTCGCTAACGGGGAACTTCCTGATACGGCTGCCGAGTCTGGACTCCACGGACTTTTGAAACTCGCGCGCGTTTTGTTGGGAGTCGATGGTCAAATCACTATCGCGAAATCAGCAGCAAAACTCGGTGGTTGACTGTGGCGACAAGGAATGTGGATCACTTGGCGATAGGAGGAGAGGTATTCCTGGTAGAATGAGGAAGTCAGGAGAATCTATGAGAGTGATGGCGGGTGGGCGCGGCTATGCTGTGAATGGGCCTGAGTGGGGAGACACTGACTTTTCTGGAAGTGAGGATCTCATGGAGATAAGTCGAGATAGTGGCAGTCAGAGGGTAAAAAGAAGGAGTGAATCCTTTGAAAATAGTAGTAAGAAAGTTAGGCATGTTGGAGATGAGAGACCTCAGGATCAGGCAGAAAAATGGAAGATTATACTGCGCTTCGGAGAAGAAAATGGTTTATCTGCCATGAGTCCAGTAAAACTTTCAACAGTGTTGAAAAATCAGGTAGGGGACATTGTTATGGCCAAGGTGCTGAGAGATGGTAATTTATTGATTGTTTGTAAGAATGAGGAGCAGCGGGAGAGGGCAGGTAAGTTGAGGGAAATAGGTAAGTGGAAGGTGACGAGCGTGAGTCGCGTTGAGACGGGGAGGAAATGGATCAAAGGAGTGATATGGGGAGTCCCGGTTGGAGTGACAGTGGAAGAGATTAAACAAAACCTAAGAGGGGGGAGAGTAAGAGATGCTCGTAGAATTCAGGTAACAAAAAACGGTGAAAGGACAGATAGCGAAGGTGTGGTGATCGAGTTTGAAGATGAAGTACTTCCAAACAACGTGACTCTTGGTTTTTTAAACTATCGATTGAGAGAATATGTACCGAAGCCAATACGGTGCTTTAACTGCCAAAGATTTGGGCATGTTGCCCTGGTATGTAAGGGTAAGAGGAGATGTGCAAGATGTGGAGGCAATCATGACTATGGCAAGTGTGGACAGGGTGTACAACCAAAATGTTGTAACTGTGGGGGGTGTCATAGTGTGGCTTATGGAGGGTGTGAGGTAATGAAAAGGGAGGTGGAAATACAGCGAGTTAGAGtgcaaaataaaatcacatatgcAGAAGCTGTCAGGAGTGTGAAAACACAAGAGGAACAGGGAGGTAGGGGAGGCATCCAAGGACAACACAGTATGGGACAGGGCAAAGAAATAGGCGGACATGTTCTGATTGACTTAAAGAAGCTGGTCACTTTCATTGCAGGAGTCATAAATGGAACTATGGAGGTAAAATCTAAAACGGAAAGAATACAAATCATTGTTAAGGCAGCAATTCACCACCTTGACATCAAGGAATTAACCTGGGAGGAAGTGAGGAATGATCTGAGTGTGCAGGCCAGCCAGGAGCATCTGGGGATAGGGTAGGTGTATTAATATGGTCCTTTTGCTACAATGGAATGCTAGAAGTGTGTTGGCTAACGGACATGAATTGAAAAAGTTTATTAATGATTTAACAAGGAAACCTGACGTAATCTGTTTGCAGGAAACATGGCTGAGACCCAGACTGGATTTTGTAATAGCTGGCTATGTTAGCATCAGACTTGATAGGACGGAGGGGGTGGGTGGAGGATGTGCTACTTTTATTCGTGAAGGTTTGCCATTTAGGGAGATAGGTAAAGGTAATGAATTAGAATACATTGGTGTTGAATTATGGACAACTGAGAGAGCGATAACtgttattaatttttataatcCTTGTAAGAAGTTGATTCTTGATAGAATGTGTGGAATAGAAGGACTTGACAGTAACAGGGTAATCCTTTGTGGAGATTTTAATGCATATAGCACCTTATGGGGAGGTGGGAGAACAGATTTAAATGGTGAAGTGATAGAGGAATTGTTGGAAGAAAAGGGGCTGGTATGTTTAAATGATGGAAGGGGCACAAGGATAGAGATGCGCACAGGAAAAACGTCAGCACTAGATCTCACTCTGGTGTCTAGAAACCTAGCTGGACTATGTGAATGGGAATTATGGGAACAGTCTGTGTTAGGGAGTGATCACTTTCCAATCTTTTGTaactgtttgattaaaaatgttcagtATCAGGGAGACAGACCAGGGAGGTGGGTTTTTAGTAGGGCACAATGGGAGAAGTTCAGTGTTATGTGTGAAAAGGAAATGAATGATTTAAACTTAAATGTAGATATTGAGGTAGTGGATGAAAGATTTCGACATATTTTGTTATCAACAGCATATCAAGCTATTCCTAGGAGTAAAgggaaaatgaagaagaaaggagtCCCATGGTGGACAGCAGAGTGTGGTGTAGCTTTAAAGGTGAGAAATAAAGCCTTTAAGCAACTCAGGAAGACGCACAATTTCCAACATTTGATTCAATATAAACAAGCTCAAGCAGTTCTTCGCAAAACCATCCGGAAAGCAAAAAAACACAGCTGGCAGTccttttgtaataaaattgggAGATCAACACCCATGGAGGATGTCTGGGGAATGATTAGGAGAATGAGAGGGATTAGAAGGGA
It encodes:
- the LOC121629873 gene encoding torsin-1A-like isoform X1 — its product is MKVLHLYISLHVLLTASVLVYAFDPITTTVVVCLGATLGRTIYGYLHESCHPNWIAFNSTGLKNDLENKLFGQHIASRIILKAVNGFMSNNNPKKPLVLSLHGWTGTGKNFVRQLIAENIYKEGMDSSFIHVFTSILHFPHPSQISVYKSQLQQWIKGNVTNCERSMFIFDEMDKMHPGLIDSIKPYLDYYDKLDGVSYRKSIFVFLSNAGGESIVQTALDFRRAGRNREEIELKDLETSLSLLVFNNKNSGFFHTSLIDRNLIDFFVPFLPLEYQHVVQCAMGAMKARKIKPNTDVADMVARDLVYFPKSERVFSVKGCKTIASKLDYYT
- the LOC121629873 gene encoding torsin-1A-like isoform X2, producing MEHPLRSEYQLYAPGPLGLKNDLENKLFGQHIASRIILKAVNGFMSNNNPKKPLVLSLHGWTGTGKNFVRQLIAENIYKEGMDSSFIHVFTSILHFPHPSQISVYKSQLQQWIKGNVTNCERSMFIFDEMDKMHPGLIDSIKPYLDYYDKLDGVSYRKSIFVFLSNAGGESIVQTALDFRRAGRNREEIELKDLETSLSLLVFNNKNSGFFHTSLIDRNLIDFFVPFLPLEYQHVVQCAMGAMKARKIKPNTDVADMVARDLVYFPKSERVFSVKGCKTIASKLDYYT